Proteins from a genomic interval of Fusarium oxysporum Fo47 chromosome I, complete sequence:
- a CDS encoding muts domain V-domain-containing protein, whose protein sequence is MPRTPGSSASSSSRRGRGRGGRGWRGRTYNRRNSGGLSSRGGSTRSRARNPSSSIRFSSVSQNQGQYSDPQEPQTLNANTRARSSSEPIQHEVVMAIDLGENSTIGCAYFSTTDGILHVSEDIATASLDIAEQFLIHIQPTSLLVSARASASFRDHLEKITASEGASKGVIFRGLQSSEFSIETAHERLVNLDSQALSATGIVFSTGIEEDGSEESIPGLSQPESQAFRQLRYGGCINMNSQVSVGCAGALLGDIRRRRSADFLPDGQVAGVLFRVVDIRMFSLNTYMYVSTDALLSLQILQTELHPNSQAWGPDANKSNSKESLSVYGLFHHLACTPQGRAQLRQLFLRPLLDLDIISERQRTITVLLQPDNADKLAQLTSTLRKIRNMRTTLAQLRKGIEFPSAGHSFDRGVWATIQKFTAQALTLRDTIGLFNGGSDIVIFKKSKARHRSSVRTGIDPQLDELKRRYDGMDSFLTEVVNQLNRELPQWARKHVRSCIFLPQIGFLTVVESNRLTGNGQYEGEGTAVGAWEKLFTADGAVCYKNSYMRELDEEYGDMYCQIGGKVLEHEEPLLLASDMCGEFDAILALALGAEKYDWHAPQMVEASIIHIEEGRHPLQELVVPAFIPNPCHLFTGTSNITAVQDGSPQALVLTGPNHSGKSVYLKQTALIVYLAHIGSFVPAVQATIGLTESILTCISPRESMSGGESSFARDMKQAALSMKSSTPRSLVLVDEFGKGTNGDDGAGLLAALLDYYLSLGPECPRLLAATHFHEVFECGYLENHNGLRIAHMNVRMDWNASLVDDQVTFLFNLEYGHSTSSFGGRCAALNGVPSAVVERAENISKLLARNEDLSAICARLSRAEEVQLGKAEMTARLFVSETFGDQDEANSNREEHTRGSIIEVLEDILSPGI, encoded by the exons ATGCCCAGGACGCCAGGCTCGAGTGCTTCTAGCTCGAGTCGTCgtggccgaggccgaggaggtaGAGGTTGGAGAGGCCGCACTTATAACCGCAGAAACAGTGGCGGTTTGTCCTCCAGGGGTGGCTCAACACGGTCGCGAGCTCGCaatccttcttcatcaatccGCTTCAGTTCTGTTTCTCAGAACCAAGGACAATATTCAGATCCACAAGAACCGCAGACGCTCAATGCCAACACTCGTGCTCGAAGCAGCAGTGAGCCCATTCAACATGAAGTTGTCATGGCCATCGATCTCGGGGAGAATTCCACCATTGGGTGCGCATATTTCTCAACTACTGACGGGATTCTACATGTATCTGAGGACATTGCCACGGCTTCACTCGACATTGCGGAGCAATTCCTTATCCATATCCAACCAACTAGTCTTCTTGTATCTGCAAGAGCATCTGCCAGTTTCCGCGACCATCTGGAGAAGATCACTGCGTCAGAAG GTGCCTCAAAAGGGGTCATTTTCCGCGGCTTGCAGTCGTCAGAGTTCTCAATCGAAACGGCACACGAACGACTTGTCAACCTCGATTCTCAAGCTTTATCTGCGACTGGCATTGTATTCTCCACAGGGATTGAAGAGGATGGAAGTGAAGAATCCATACCGGGTCTTTCCCAGCCCGAGTCGCAGGCATTCCGTCAACTTCGCTATGGAGGCTGCATAAACATGAATAGCCAGGTATCA GTAGGATGTGCTGGTGCTTTACTTGGCGATATTCGTCGTCGACGATCCGCTGATTTTCTCCCTGATGGACAAGTTGCCGGAGTTCTCTTTCGTGTTGTTGACATCCGCATGTTTTCCCTTAATACTTACATGTATGTCAGTACTGACGCTCTCTTGTCACTGCAAATTCTGCAGACCGAATTGCACCCCAATAGCCAAGCGTGGGGACCAGATGCGAACAAGAGCAATTCGAAAGAAAGTCTTTCAGTATATGGACTGTTCCATCACCTGGCTTGTACCCCTCAAGGTCGTGCACAACTACGCCAACTCTTCCTTCGACCCCTGTTGGACCTCGACATCATTTCGGAGAGGCAGAGGACTATCACAGTATTGCTTCAACCAGACAACGCCGACAAACTTGCACAATTGACTTCGACCCTACGCAAAATTCGAAACATGCGCACCACGCTAGCGCAGTTGCGAAAAGGCATTGAGTTTCCCTCCGCTGGTCATTCTTTCGATAGGGGCGTATGGGCAACAATCCAGAAGTTCACCGCCCAAGCTCTGACTCTCAGAGACACGATAGGCTTGTTTAATGGAGGCTCTGATATAGTGATCTTCAAGAAA TCCAAGGCACGACACAGATCCTCCGTCAGAACCGGAATTGATCCTCAACTTGACGAACTCAAAAGACGGTATGACGGGATGGACAGCTTCCTGACAGAAGTTGTCAACCAACTCAATAGGGAGTTACCACAATGGGCACGCAAGCATGTTCGATCGTGCATCTTTCTGCCACAAATAGGTTTTCTCACAGTGGTGGAATCAAATCGCCTGACAGGTAACGGGCAATATGAAGGAGAGGGGACAGCTGTTGGAGCCTGGGAAAAGTTGTTTACTGCGGACGGTGCAGTGTGCTACAAAAACAGCTACATGAGAGAGTTAGACGAGGAATATGGGGACATGTATTGCCAGATTGGAG GTAAAGTTTTGGAGCACGAGGAGCCTCTCTTGCTCGCCTCAGACATGTGTGGTGAGTTTGATGCAATACTTGCCCTTGCGCTTGGTGCCGAAAAGTACGATTGGCATGCACCACAAATGGTGGAAGCAAGCATTATTCATATCGAGGAAGGCCGCCATCCTCTACAAGAACTTGTTGTGCCAGCCTTTATCCCAAATCCCTGCCATCTCTTTACAGGGACATCAAACATAACGGCGGTCCAAGACGGCTCTCCTCAGGCTCTGGTCCTGACTGGGCCAAATCACTCTGGAAAGAGCGTCTATCTCAAACAAACAGCTTTAATTGTGTATCTTGCCCACATCGGCAGTTTTGTGCCGGCAGTTCAGGCAACAATTGGGCTCACAGAAAGCATCTTGACCTGTATATCTCCTAGGGAAAGCATGTCTGGAGGCGAGAGCTCTTTTGCAAGGGACATGAAACAAGCTGCGCTATCAATGAAATCATCAACACCTAGAAGCCTCGTCTTGGTAGATGAGTTCGGGAAAGGGAccaatggcgatgatggtgccGGACTGCTAGCCGCGTTACTGGACTACTACCTATCTCTCGGACCCGAGTGCCCTCGTCTACTTGCTGCTACACACTTTCATGAAGTTTTCGAGTGTGGGTATTTGGAAAATCACAATGGGTTACGCATTGCGCACATGAACGTCAGAATGGACTGGAATGCATCACTTGTTGATGATCAAGTGACctttctcttcaaccttgaGTATGGTCATAGCACGTCGAGTTTTGGAGGCAGATGTGCAGCTTTGAATGGGGTGCCAAGCGCAGTGGTTGAACGTGCAGAAAACATTTCAAAGTTGCTGGCCCGAAACGAAGACCTGAGTGCGATTTGTGCCCGCCTTTCTCGAGCAGAGGAAGTCCAGCTTGGGAAGGCAGAGATGACTGCGCGGCTTTTTGTAAGCGAGACCTTCGGCGACCAAGATGAGGCCAACTCGAACCGGGAAGAACATACGAGGGGCTCTATTATTGAGGTATTGGAGGATATACTATCGCCTGGTATTTGA
- a CDS encoding Ion transport protein-domain-containing protein — protein sequence MSSHSWDQDGRPARRLSIPLQNLDGSHLDNQQTQAGLSRQQPSSVSPPDVPQMSANLPGISTYWDQPYDRFDDDVSPGSPIDPMALQAALPPGMDHHQPSPPMPSTPVRTYDPPAPYVEDAPSTDYAESDRVPLTAGVEPISGSLSASNLDDRNRDSFQTVSSLENSPSRGRNTRSLGEDLRASYGSTRNRNFGASLNPNEYRRSRSPSTSGALSRAGSIVRAMSQRVVNISGETEVIDHRASRHRSRSPSRHDQDRNRDTMNSMFADTSYQPQLVRSSSEKSTEPRFNVTEAEPDIPRPPLPNPLKGKSLGIFSPDNPLRLRLCDLLVNPYTEPFLLLLIVLQAILLAVEAAPNVFENGRPERWGQHPIDWAMLALFIIFTLEIISRIIVSGFVLNAAEYSTIDRKRGIRAAIADQYRAVFQPERIKSVKKKSQYRPEPSAISRSFTTFMQGQQALPRTLEEHQRFQLARRAFLRHSFNRFDFVAVVSYWITFCLSISGLETKHDLYAFRMLSCLRILRLLALTNGTAIILRSLKKATPLLVRVAFLLTFFWLLFAIIGVQSFKASLSRQCVWLDPLDPTDLDASYTNEEAFCGGYLNNRTGETMPWLKFNNSESLTDLMNGTNEGKGFLCPRGSICLQQSNPHNGTVNFDNIFNSLELVFVIMSANTFSDLMYMTMSSDYVQAALFFGAGIMIMMLWLTNLLIAVITSSFQVIREESKASAFTVSQESPVQARSDERIRRTSSLQRMFNKTRAVWILIITFGLLCQACRSATMSARRERFINTAEIIVTILLDIEMIFRIATDWNHFHKSWRNLFDLGLAIITSIILIPPIRYTRAYWWLTVFQILRVYRLVLAIPVTRELILLVLGNAAGIGNLMFFVFLMTFLVAIFAAQLFRGEIPVYEDGELNRISFYTIYNSFLGMYQVLTSENWTDILYTVTSYTRHKNTSWIGAILLIGWFIVAFFILINMFIAVIQENFDVSEDEKRLQQVKAFLQRRDLGASSSNLALSTIFGLSKHRKNKDPLDYGPATVEMLLKDAVVREFLDDQMNPKPEEDRLHHAPIRSATTLLGGEIKPGRLSAMWGRVKGWFSDKEPNPFYSSLRFDGANDTSDPRQMAEQAMSATMTRKRAQREYLAKYPNYNTSLYIFPPNNSLRRLCQRVVGPSRGIERIDGVVPDTLLWYSFTIFIYAAIVAMVVLACVTTPLYQKEYQEQHQFSIRNWYIWTDMAFAIVFTVEAAIKIIADGLLWTPNAYLRSSWGFMDSVVLVTLWINVVTLLINDGAISRAIGAFKALRALRLLNVSNSARNTFHDLIIVGWWKILGAAFVSMSLLIPFAIYGLNLFNGLLLSCNDGGDGINTMDNCYGEFESTPFSDDWPMLAPRVAANPFFSFDDFGASLFILFQIVSQEGWTDVSFTVQAITGRMKQPQDLASEGNAIFLVVFNLLATVFVLTLFISVFMRNYTEQTGVAYLTAEQRSWLELRKILRQISPSKSSYDDSEKSWKKWCHKRAIEKKGKWYQTITVVLVLHLIVLVSEFASEPWWWTRYRDFVFFAFIVAYTANIAIRIIGLGWVRFRRSSWDLYSLFIVFGAFVSTLALLISDTEIETYVQLHKVFLVAIVLLLIPRNDALDQLFKTAAASLTVIGNLLATWLVFFLVFAIAMTQAFSLTRFGEETAENINFRTVPKALILLFRMSLGEGWNAVMEDYASIEPPLCVDEPRFFDSDCGSQSWARILFIAWNIVSMYIFVNLFVSLIYESFSYVFQRSSGMAVVDRDEIRRFKEAWRSVDPAGTGYITKAAFPRLLGELSGVFQMRIYDPEDSVHSILEDIRDDVKLTHHSSIATTSGFSGIDLNKLNARLRRIDVEKVRHQRRRFNIFYEEVLVSADPDRGISFTSVLMILAHYNIISDNKSLKLEEFLRRRARLQRVDDQVRRGVVLGFFDTLYYSRQFKKHMLRKHSARMTAVPQLNIPEILVENDLSDDETGGAGPRSPLSPASRPSSVDAGEPRNWLGSVDLSLHDTSWSHPLSFPRAAPPSPTTPAQPSAFSFEIEEDDPHEQQQQSTTQARSSAPSGRESNHLDPISPVQVRGMLDDSVWGESIRRNATVRQTQNRGSQGYDGFH from the exons ATGTCTTCACACTCTTGGGATCAAGACGGGCGCCCTGCGCGGCGCCTGTCTATTCCGCTTCAGAACTTAGACGGATCGCATCTCGATAATCAACAGACGCAAGCTGGTCTGTCACGGCAACAACCGAGCTCTGTTTCTCCGCCCGACGTTCCTCAAATGTCTGCCAATCTTCCTGGTATCTCAACATATTGGGACCAACCCTACGATCGTTTCGACGACGATGTTAGCCCAGGGTCACCTATAGATCCAATGGCTCTACAGGCTGCGCTCCCTCCGGGTATGGATCACCATCAGCCAAGTCCTCCAATGCCTTCTACACCGGTTCGTACATACGACCCGCCTGCTCCCTATGTCGAAGATGCGCCGAGTACCGATTACGCCGAGTCCGATCGAGTTCCGTTGACAGCTGGAGTTGAGCCCATCTCTGGTTCTTTATCTGCCAGTAATTTGGATGACCGAAATCGAGACAGTTTTCAAACAGTTTCAAGTCTGGAAAACAGCCCGTCGCGCGGTCGCAATACGAGAAGCCTCGGCGAAGATTTAAGAGCAAGCTATGGTTCAACTCGAAATCGTAACTTTGGCGCTTCTCTTAATCCTAACGAATATCGAAGGTCAAGGTCGCCTTCTACATCGGGCGCTTTGTCCCGTGCTGGTTCGATTGTGCGGGCAATGTCACAGAGAGTTGTCAACATAAGCGGAGAGACAGAAGTCATTGATCATCGTGCATCGAGGCATCGCTCCCGCTCACCTAGTAGACATGATCAAGATAGGAATCGGGATACGATGAATTCGATGTTTGCCGATACTTCGTATCAACCACAGTTGGTTCGGTCGTCAAGCGAAAAGTCTACAGAACCACGTTTTAATGTGACCGAAGCTGAGCCAGATATACCGAGGCCTCCTTTACCAAATCCTCTCAAAGGAAAGTCTCTGGGAATCTTCTCACCGGACAACCCTTTGAGACTACGACTCTGCGACCTCTTGGTCAACCCATATACGGAGCCATTCTTGCTTCTTTTGATAGTCTTGCAGGCTATTCTTCTCGCAGTTGAGGCTGCTCCGAATGTATTTGAGAATGGACGCCCAGAAAGATGGGGACAGCATCCTATTGATTGGGCTATGCTTGCTCTTTTCATTATCTTCACTCTGGAGATTATCTCGCGTATTATTGTGTCTGGCTTCGTGTTGAACGCAGCAGAGTACAGTACGATTGACCGTAAACGGGGAATCCGAGCCGCAATAGCAGACCAGTATCGTGCTGTTTTCCAACCGGAGCGGATAAAATCCGTAAAGAAGAAGTCGCAATATCGACCGGAACCGTCAGCAATCTCAAGATCTTTTACAACATTTATGCAAGGCCAGCAAGCATTGCCAAGAACTCTGGAAGAGCACCAAAGGTTTCAGCTTGCTCGGCGAGCATTTCTACGCCATTCCTTCAACCGTTTCGATTTTGTTGCCGTTGTCTCGTATTGGATCACTTTCTGCTTGAGCATTTCTGGCCTCGAAACTAAACACGATCTTTATGCATTTCGAATGCTGAGTTGTTTACGAATTTTGAGATTACTTGCTCTAACGAACGGTACTGCG ATTATTCTCAGGAGTTTAAAGAAAGCAACGCCTTTACTCGTTCGAGTTGCATTTCTCCTCACATTCTTCTGGCTTCTGTTTGCAATTATAGGGGTCCAGAGTTTCAAAGCCAGTTTGAGTCGGCAGTGCGTGTGGCTTGACCCCCTTGATCCTACGGACCTTGATGCTTCCTACACAAACGAGGAAGCTTTTTGTGGCGGTTACTTGAACAACCGAACGGGCGAAACTATGCCGTggctcaagttcaacaatTCAGAGTCCTTGACGGACCTTATGAATGGAACCAACGAAGGAAAGGGGTTTCTGTGTCCTCGAGGTTCCATTTGTCTTCAGCAATCCAACCCGCACAATGGCACGGTCAATTTTGACAACATTTTCAACTCCCTGGAACTTGTGTTTGTCATCATGAGCGCAAACACCTTCTCCGATCTTATGTACATGACCATGAGCTCGGATTATGTCCAGGCCGCTCTCTTTTTTGGTGCAggcatcatgatcatgatgcTGTGGTTGACGAACTTGTTGATTGCTGTCATTACCTCATCCTTCCAGGTCATTCGTGAAGAGAGTAAAGCCAGTGCATTCACTGTCAGCCAGGAATCGCCGGTGCAAGCTCGATCTGACGAGAGAATTCGCCGAACATCTTCTTTACAACGCATGTTCAATAAAACCCGTGCAGTGTGGATTCTGATCATTACTTTTGGGTTGCTATGCCAGGCCTGCCGCAGCGCAACCATGTCAGCAAGAAGAGAGCGCTTCATCAACACTGCAGAGATCATTGTTACCATTCTTCTCGATATTGAGATGATCTTTCGAATTGCGACTGATTGGAATCACTTCCACAAAAGTTGGCGTAACCTCTTCGACCTCGGCCTTGCGATTATCACCTCCATCATATTGATCCCCCCTATTCGCTATACCAGAGCGTATTGGTGGTTGACGGTGTTCCAAATCCTGAGAGTTTATCGTCTTGTGTTAGCAATACCAGTGACAAGGGAGCTTATTCTCCTCGTTTTGGGCAATGCTGCTGGTATCGGAAACCTGATGTTCTTTGTGTTTCTGATGACATTTTTGGTGGCGATTTTTGCTGCGCAGTTATTCAGAGGCGAAATTCCCGTGTatgaagatggcgagctCAATCGTATCTCGTTCTACACTATTTACAACTCCTTCTTGGGCATGTACCAAGTTCTGACAAGTGAGAATTGGACAGATATTCTTTATACTGTCACCTCCTACACTAGGCACAAGAATACCTCATGGATAGGAGCTATTCTACTCATTGGCTGGTTCATTGTGGCtttcttcattctcatcaacatgtTCATTGCTGTAATTCAGGAGAACTTTGATGTATCCGAAGACGAGAAACGGCTTCAACAAGTCAAGGCTTTTCTTCAAAGGCGAGACCTTGGAGCTTCATCTAGCAACCTGGCCCTTTCTACAATATTCGGCCTGTCCAAACATCGCAAAAATAAGGACCCCCTTGACTACGGGCCAGCAACAGTCGAGATGCTTCTCAAAGATGCGGTGGTCCGCGAGTTTCTGGATGATCAAATGAACCCTAAACCTGAGGAGGACCGGTTGCACCATGCCCCTATTAGAAGCGCAACTACGCTGTTGGGTGGTGAGATCAAGCCTGGCCGTCTCTCTGCCATGTGGGGACGGGTGAAAGGGTGGTTCAGCGACAAAGAGCCCAACCCCTTTTATTCAAGCTTGCGGTTTGACGGCGCGAACGATACCTCAGATCCTCGACAAATGGCTGAACAGGCCATGTCTGCCACCATGACTCGAAAGAGGGCTCAGCGAGAGTATCTTGCAAAGTACCCAAATTACAATACCTCCTTGTACATCTTTCCACCCAACAACAGCCTGCGCCGACTTTGTCAGCGGGTCGTTGGTCCTTCTCGGGGCATTGAGCGCATTGATGGTGTAGTTCCCGATACCCTCCTTTGGTATTCTTTCACGATATTCATTTACGCAGCAATCGTGGCTATGGTCGTCCTCGCATGTGTGACCACTCCTCTTTATCAGAAGGAgtatcaagaacaacatcaGTTCAGTATTAGGAATTGGTACATCTGGACAGACATGGCTTTTGCGATTGTGTTTACTGTTGAAGCTGCGATCAAGATCATTGCGGACGGACTCCTGTGGACCCCCAATGCATACTTGCGAAGTTCCTGGGGATTCATGGACTCAGTTGTTTTGGTCACTCTGTGGATCAATGTTGTTACGCTCCTCATCAATGACGGCGCTATTTCCAGAGCAATAGGCGCATTCAAGGCGCTTCGTGCACTTCGACTGCTGAATGTTAGCAACAGCGCTAGAAACACATTTCACGATCTCATTATCGTTGGTTGGTGGAAAATTCTAGGC GCCGCGTTTGTCTCGATGTCTCTGCTCATCCCGTTTGCCATTTATGGTCTCAACCTATTCAATGGCTTACTTTTGTCTTGTAACGATGGTGGCGACGGAATTAATACCATGGATAATTGCTATGGCGAGTTCGAGAGCACACCATTTAGCGACGACTGGCCAATGCTTGCTCCGCGTGTTGCAGCGAAccccttcttcagcttcgacGATTTTGGGGCgtctttatttattctattCCAGATTGTTAGCCAAGAGGGATGGACAGACGTCTCTTTTACTGTTCAAGCCATTACCGGCCGCATGAAGCAGCCCCAAGACCTAGCATCGGAGGGCAATGCCATCTTCCTTGTCGTATTCAATCTGTTGGCCACCGTCTTCGTACTCACGCTCTTTATCTCTGTTTTCATGCGGAATTATACCGAACAGACAGGTGTCGCTTATTTGACTGCGGAACAACGGTCATGGCTCGAATTACGAAAGATCCTCAGACAAATTTCACCTTCAAAGAGTTCGTATGACGATTCTGagaagagctggaagaaaTGGTGCCACAAGAGAGCcatcgagaagaagggtaagTGGTACCAGACAATTACCGTTGTTCTAGTACTGCACTTGATCGTGCTTGTCTCGGAATTCGCCAGTGAGCCATGGTGGTGGACGCGATATCGCGACTTCGTTTTCTTCGCCTTCATCGTGGCATACACGGCTAACATTGCAATTCGTATCATTGGCTTGGGCTGGGTGCGTTTCCGACGAAGCTCGTGGGATCTTTACTCTCTGTTCATTGTCTTCGGGGCATTTGTTTCAACTCTCGCGTTACTCATATCAGACACTGAGATTGAAACCTACGTCCAGCTACATAAGGTGTTCTTGGTCGCCATTGTACTCCTCCTCATTCCTCGCAACGATGCACTGGACCAGCTGTTCAAGACGGCCGCTGCTAGTCTGACAGTTATTGGTAACTTGCTTGCCACCTGGCTGGTATTCTTCCTGGTCTTCGCCATTGCCATGACTCAAGCTTTTAGTTTGACACGATTTGGCGAAGAGACTGCGGAAAACATAAATTTCCGAACCGTCCCCAAAGCCCTGATTCTGCTATTCAGGATGAGTCTAGGTGAAGGATGGAATGCTGTCATGGAAGATTATGCCAGCATAGAGCCGCCACTTTGCGTTGACGAACCTAGATTCTTCGACAGTGACTGTGGTAGCCAATCGTGGGCCAGAATCCTGTTCATCGCATGGAACATCGTCAGTATGTATATCTTTGTGAACCTGTTTGTGTCACTCATCTACGAGAGCTTCAGTTACGTCTTTCAACGCTCGAGTGGCATGGCTGTTGTTGATCGCGATGAGATTCGACGGTTCAAAGAAGCTTGGCGAAGCGTTGACCCAGCAGGTACTGGGTATATCACGAAAGCAGCCTTTCCCCGTCTTCTTGGCGAGCTCTCAGGCGTCTTTCAGATGCGCATTTATGATCCAGAGGACAGCGTTCACTCTATTTTGGAAGATATAAGGGACGATGTGAAACTCACACATCACTCGTCCATCGCGACAACCAGCGGATTCAGTGGCATTGACCTGAACAAACTCAATGCACGGCTGAGGAGGATTGACGTGGAGAAGGTGCGCCACCAGCGTCGGCGCTTTAACATTTTTTACGAGGAGGTCTTGGTGTCCGCAGATCCCGACAGGGGCATCTCTTTCACGAGTGTCTTGATGATTCTTGCTCACTATAACATCATCAGTGATAACAAGAGCCTGAA ACTCGAAGAGTTCCTAAGGCGTCGAGCTCGTCTCCAGCGAGTAGACGACCAAGTCCGACGTGGCGTGGTATTGGGCTTCTTCGACACATT ATATTATTCAAGACAATTCAAGAAACATATGCTACGAAAGCACTCGGCCCGCATGACGGCAGTTCCACAGCTGAACATTCCGGAGATTCTTGTTGAGAACGATCTGAGCGACGATGAAACAGGTGGAGCAGGACCGAGATCTCCCCTCTCACCAGCCTCGCGTCCATCGAGTGTTGACGCAGGCGAGCCACGCAACTGGCTGGGATCTGTGGATCTATCGTTGCACGACACATCGTGGAGTCACCCTCTCAGCTTCCCCAGGGCCGCGCCTCCATCACCCACAACACCTGCGCAACCATCAGCCTTTAGCTTTGAGATCGAGGAGGATGATCCACAtgagcaacaacaacaatcgaCGACGCAAGCAAGATCGTCAGCGCCCTCGGGCCGTGAGAGCAATCATTTGGACCCCATTAGCCCTGTGCAAGTCCGTGGAATGCTTGACGACTCAGTTTGGGGCGAGAGTATTCGCCGCAACGCCACAGTCCGACAAACACAGAACAGGGGCTCACAAGGGTATGATGGTTTCCACTGA
- a CDS encoding membrane magnesium transporter-domain-containing protein: MPQQILPTPPSSSDGFSQQPVAMESHTSHPQGSMSPEQSFAGYFYSTRYSTPVRDDDSSVYEPSTVYSQSSDVSFQGYAGSLGITSNPYGPLTDEIGYNVGCTRAQEEPTAEPTKQNHLPYTPEASPSAPCPSSDAITTRSGLNIAKKSLISRSPAVKTGRVQKRSRAEKAKNATNMLSKPLSEAARDFPDIHVSDIEAFVSRPTEERLSETSRNKKAGQIKRPMNAFMLYRKAYQEVAKTQCSQNNHQHVSKVCGAAWVLEPAQIKENFDQWARIERVNHQRAHPGYKFTPSKPRKVKRDEDGNDDYSDNDSDWNGGRGRKSRFHHTTRLSEAPVAYDAASNAIGEPAMPSYHDMYANPAPGRPHSLSYDDITPSPFDMGIRQYSGLNINNEVINRTPSPGAIDYPVHGLDGFADYYGPPGSSFDNAAPHLFGPAQYDIYDGIPATVPFDQEGWVSHVESGQDLMPVMGGYEDTTAQDVYLKGSKDDWKVEIMDEPGHFEDWMTWISKTVTVTGLVLLAHACYSAQEHSVISSTAVHHGQPQPLATHSLPIDISIEALVATLIIVLGLVLGTPKLRPIKWHEWAGKIEREGEAGFQTGSGEVEKDYRGNPFSVLETRPGFIDIRKQRREFTSWVKADEK, translated from the exons ATGCCGCAACAGATCCTTCCAACTCCGCCATCCTCTTCTGATGGCTTCTCTCAGCAGCCAGTGGCCATGGAGTCACACACTTCGCATCCTCAAGGCTCTATGAGCCCAGAACAAAGCTTTGCCGGCTACTTCTACTCAACTCGATACTCTACTCCCGTTCGTGACGACGACTCTTCTGTGTATGAGCCATCAACTGTCTATTCCCAAAGTAGCGATGTTTCGTTT CAAGGTTATGCTGGGAGTCTGGGTATCACAAGTAACCCTTATGGTCCTTTGACCGATGAGATTGGCTACAATGTAGGTTGCACGAGAGCACAGGAAGAGCCAACAGCTGAGCCAACGAAGCAGAACCATCTCCCGTACACTCCGGAAGCGTCGCCTTCAGCACCTTGCCCATCTAGCGATGCAATTACGACTCGTAGTGGTCTCAATATCGCTAAGAAATCGCTTATTTCACGATCACCAGCAGTGAAAACTGGTCGAGTTCAGAAGAGAAGCCGTGCAGAGAAAGCCAAGAATGCCACCAACATGCTTTCAAAACCGCTTTCCGAAGCTGCCAGAGACTTTCCCGATATTCATGTCTCTGACATCGAGGCCTTTGTCAGTCGGCCAACTGAAGAGAGACTGTCGGAAACTTCGCGTAACAAGAAGGCTGGTCAGATCAAACGTCCCATGAATGCTTTTATGCTATACCGAAAGGCGTACCAGGAAGTCGCTAAGACGCAATGTTCTCAGAACAACCACCAGCATGTCTCAAAAGTCTGCGGTGCCGCATGGGTTTTGGAGCCAGCGCAAATCAAGGAGAATTTTGATCAATGGGCCAGAATAGAGCGTGTGAACCATCAACGAGCACATCCCGGATACAAGTTCACACCCTCAAAGCCACGAAAAGTCAAACGTGATGAGGATGGTAATGACGACTATTCAGACAATGACTCAGACTGGAACGGCGGACGTGGTCGGAAGTCCAGATTCCACCATACTACACGACTAAGCGAGGCACCAGTCGCCTACGATGCTGCGAGTAATGCGATCGGAGAGCCAGCCATGCCATCTTACCATGACATGTATGCTAACCCGGCTCCAGGTCGGCCCCATTCACTGTCATACGATGATATCACACCCAGCCCTTTTGATATGGGCATTCGTCAGTACAGTggtctcaacatcaacaacgaagTAATCAACAGAACCCCTTCTCCTGGTGCCATCGACTACCCTGTACACGGGCTTGATGGATTCGCCGACTACTACGGACCACCTGGATCAAGCTTTGACAATGCCGCTCCCCATCTCTTCGGACCTGCTCAGTACGATATTTATGATGGGATCCCTGCCACCGTCCCTTTTGACCAAGAAGGCTGGGTGTCTCACGTGGAAAGTGGACAAGACTTGATGCCAGTCATGGGTGGTTACGAAGACACCACAGCACAAGACGTGTACCTGAAGGGAAGCAAAGATGATTGGAAAGTCGAAATCATGGATGAACCTGGTCACTTCGAGGATTG GATGACTTGGATCTCTAAAACAGTGACCGTTACTGGTCTAGTCCTCTTAGCACATGC ATGCTACTCCGCGCAAGAGCACTCCGTCATCTCGTCAACAGCGGTGCATCATGGCCAACCGCAGCCGCTCGCAACACACTCGCTCCCAATCGACATATCTATCGAAGCACTGGTAGCGACTTTGATCATTGTCCTGGGCTTGGTTCTGGGAACTCCAAAGCTTCGACCTATTAAGTGGCATGAGTGGGCTGGCAAGATTGAACGCGAAGGAGAGGCTGGTTTCCAAACAGGAAGTGGCGAGGTGGAAAAGGACTATCGGGGAAACCCTTTCAGTGTGCTTGAGACGAGGCCAGGTTTCATTGACATCCGCAAGCAGCGCCGTGAATTTACGAGCTGGGTCAAGGCTGACGAGAAGTGA